The following are encoded in a window of Desulfurellaceae bacterium genomic DNA:
- the atpD gene encoding F0F1 ATP synthase subunit beta translates to MNEGKITQVMGAVVDVEFENSDLPPIYNALQVTNPTISDKEWNLILEVAQHLGENTVRCVAMDSAEGLVRGIPVRDTGDVITVPVGEKTLGRILNVVGEPVDQGESLEGIHRSPIHRPAPSFTDQATEVEILETGIKVVDLLAPYPRGGKIGLFGGAGVGKTVILMELINNVAKQHGGYSVFGGVGERTREGNDLWLEMQESGVLDKTSLVYGQMNEPPGARARVGLSALTIAEYFRDEENRDVLLFIDNIFRFVQANSEVSTLLGRIPSAVGYQPTLSTDMGDLQERITSTKNGSITSVQAIYVPADDLTDPAPATTFSHLDATTVLSRQIAELGIYPAVDPLDSTSRMLDPNILGGEHYQVARDVQEILQRYKDLQDIIAILGIDELSEEDKIVVARARKIQRFLSQPFSVAEQFTGTPGEYVQLTETIRSFKELVDGQHDDLPEQAFYMVGTIEDAQKKAEALSAE, encoded by the coding sequence ATGAATGAGGGAAAGATTACCCAGGTGATGGGCGCGGTGGTTGACGTTGAGTTTGAGAACAGCGACCTGCCGCCGATCTACAACGCGCTCCAGGTCACCAATCCAACCATCAGCGACAAAGAATGGAATCTCATCCTCGAAGTTGCCCAGCACCTCGGAGAAAACACCGTGCGCTGCGTTGCCATGGATAGCGCCGAGGGCCTGGTACGGGGTATTCCGGTCCGCGATACCGGCGACGTGATTACCGTCCCGGTCGGCGAAAAGACCCTGGGCCGCATTCTGAATGTGGTTGGCGAGCCGGTTGACCAGGGCGAATCCCTGGAAGGTATCCACCGCTCACCCATCCATCGTCCGGCCCCGTCTTTCACCGACCAGGCGACCGAGGTCGAAATCCTGGAAACCGGCATCAAGGTCGTTGACCTGCTCGCCCCCTATCCGCGCGGCGGCAAGATCGGCCTGTTCGGCGGCGCAGGAGTTGGCAAGACCGTTATTCTGATGGAGCTGATCAACAATGTCGCCAAACAGCACGGCGGTTATTCGGTCTTCGGCGGTGTCGGCGAACGTACCCGCGAAGGCAATGACCTGTGGCTGGAAATGCAGGAGTCGGGCGTGCTCGACAAGACCAGCCTGGTCTACGGCCAGATGAACGAACCGCCCGGCGCCCGCGCCCGGGTCGGACTGTCGGCGCTGACCATTGCCGAGTATTTCCGGGATGAAGAAAACCGGGACGTGCTGCTGTTCATCGACAATATCTTCCGCTTTGTCCAGGCCAACTCGGAAGTGTCAACCCTGCTCGGACGTATTCCGTCGGCGGTCGGCTATCAGCCCACCTTATCGACCGACATGGGTGATCTGCAGGAGCGTATCACCTCGACCAAGAACGGGTCGATCACCTCGGTCCAGGCCATTTACGTGCCGGCCGATGACCTGACTGACCCCGCCCCAGCCACCACCTTCTCCCATCTGGATGCCACCACGGTGTTGTCACGCCAGATTGCCGAGCTGGGCATCTACCCGGCGGTCGATCCCCTCGACTCAACCTCGCGGATGCTCGATCCGAACATCCTCGGCGGGGAGCACTATCAGGTGGCGCGGGATGTTCAGGAAATTTTGCAGCGCTACAAAGACCTGCAAGATATCATCGCCATTCTGGGCATCGACGAGCTATCCGAAGAGGACAAGATCGTCGTCGCCCGGGCGCGCAAGATCCAGCGTTTTCTGTCCCAGCCGTTCAGCGTGGCCGAGCAGTTCACCGGTACGCCGGGTGAGTATGTTCAGCTCACGGAGACCATCAGGAGCTTCAAAGAGCTGGTCGACGGGCAGCATGACGATCTGCCCGAACAGGCCTTCTATATGGTCGGGACGATTGAGGATGCGCAGAAAAAGGCCGAGGCGCTGTCTGCGGAGTAA